A window of the Phaseolus vulgaris cultivar G19833 chromosome 5, P. vulgaris v2.0, whole genome shotgun sequence genome harbors these coding sequences:
- the LOC137835350 gene encoding G-type lectin S-receptor-like serine/threonine-protein kinase At4g27290 has translation MESLKALVLWSLLLHFIPGFSTLETIAPGQSVKDNETLVSAEGTFEAGFFDFGDHSGKYFGIWYKDISPRTVVWIANRDTPVGNSSGVLNVTDGGNLIILNGSGAIVWSSNTSAAAKKPIVQLLETGNLVVKEESNQENLLWQSFDLPGDTLLPGMRLRSSMVNGSFTSLTSWRDTEDPGRGVYSYHIDTRGFPQVVITKGGILLYRPGSWNGNILSGIPSETLYKIFNFSFVITEKEVSYGYELLNKSIVSRYMITLSGQIQRFVLSDLTNSWQLFYSGPGDQCDNYAVCGVNSNCDVNRSPTCECLQGFIPRSQEKWNAQNWSDGCVGRVNLDCANSDGFLKYQGMKLPDTSTSWFDRSMNLEECKNFCLKNCSCTAFANLDIRDGGSGCLLWFNNIVDVRKLTTGGQDLFIRVAASDLGHKKGLNKKQLAGILVGCTVFIVVMILLGVTLRRKKLEKPGSWKNHTDKTQKEDIDIPIFDFSTIANATNDFCITHKLGEGGFGPVYKGTLANGQDIAVKRLCNTSGQGPKEFINEVVLIANLQHRNLVKLLGCCIQDDERILIYEFMTNRSLNYFIFDEARKSLLDWAQRFQIICGIARGLLYLHEDSRLRIIHRDLKTSNILLDENMNSKISDFGLATTFGGDEVEGKTKRIVGTYGYISPEYAARGNFSVKSDVFSFGVILLEIVCGKKNREYFDHLDHDLLGHAWRLWCEEKPMDLIDESLRDSIALAEANVLRCIHIGLLCVQDRAEDRPDMSLIVLMLNGEKPLPRPREPAFYPHQSGSSSGNSKLQSTNGISISLLEAR, from the exons ATGGAAAGCTTAAAGGCTTTGGTTTTGTGGTCTCTTCTGTTGCATTTCATACCAGGCTTCAGCACCCTTGAAACCATTGCTCCAGGCCAATCAGTGAAGGATAATGAGACTCTAGTTTCAGCAGAAGGGACTTTTGAAGCAGGGTTCTTCGACTTTGGAGATCATAGTGGCAAATACTTTGGTATATGGTACAAGGATATTTCTCCAAGAACAGTTGTATGGATAGCCAATAGAGATACTCCAGTTGGAAACTCCTCAGGAGTTTTGAATGTAACTGATGGgggaaatcttattattttgaATGGTTCAGGGGCCATAGTCTGGTCTTCCAATACATCAGCAGCTGCAAAGAAGCCTATTGTGCAGCTTTTGGAGACTGGAAACCTTGTTGTGAAAGAAGAAAGCAACCAAGAGAATCTTCTATGGCAGAGTTTTGATCTTCCTGGGGACACTTTGTTGCCAGGGATGAGACTTCGAAGTAGCATGGTAAATGGTAGTTTTACATCTCTGACATCTTGGAGAGACACAGAAGATCCTGGTAGAGGTGTGTATTCATATCACATAGATACTCGTGGGTTTCCTCAAGTGGTGATTACCAAGGGAGGCATATTGTTATACAGACCAGGTTCATGGAATGGCAATATTTTATCTGGGATCCCTTCTGAAACGTTGTACAAAatctttaatttctcttttGTTATAACTGAGAAAGAAGTTTCTTATGGATATGAACTACTGAACAAGTCAATTGTTTCTAGATACATGATCACGTTATCTGGTCAAATACAACGTTTCGTTTTGTCTGATTTGACAAATAGTTGGCAGCTTTTCTACTCTGGCCCCGGAGACCAGTGTGATAATTATGCCGTTTGTGGTGTGAATTCTAATTGTGATGTAAATAGATCTCCAACATGTGAGTGCCTTCAGGGTTTCATTCCCAGATCTCAAGAAAAATGGAATGCACAAAACTGGTCTGATGGGTGTGTTGGGAGAGTTAATTTAGATTGTGCCAATAGTGATGGATTTCTGAAGTATCAGGGAATGAAGTTGCCGGATACATCAACCTCATGGTTTGACAGAAGCATGAACCTTGAGGAATGTAAGAATTTCTGTCTGAAAAACTGTTCCTGTACAGCTTTTGCAAATTTAGATATCAGAGATGGTGGAAGTGGATGCTTGCTTTGGTTTAATAACATTGTGGATGTGAGAAAACTAACCACTGGAGGACAAGATCTTTTCATAAGAGTGGCAGCTTCAGATCTAG GTCATAAAAAAGGCTTAAACAAGAAGCAGCTCGCAGGAATTCTTGTAGGTTGTACTGTATTTATTGTTGTCATGATATTATTGGGAGTTACACTTCGGAGGAAAAAGCTTGAGAAGCCAG GTAGCTGGAAGAATCACACTGATAAGACACAGAAGGAAGACATTGACATTCcaatatttgatttttcaaCCATAGCTAATGCAACCAATGACTTTTGCATTACTCATAAATTGGGAGAAGGTGGATTTGGACCAGTTTACAAG GGTACTTTGGCAAATGGCCAAGATATAGCTGTGAAGCGGCTTTGCAATACTTCAGGACAAGGACCAAAGGAATTCATAAACGAAGTTGTGCTAATTGCTAATCTTCAGCACCGAAACCTTGTGAAGCTTCTTGGGTGTTGCATTCAAGATGATGAGAGGATCTTGATATATGAATTCATGACTAACAGAAGCTTGAACTACTTTATTTTTG ATGAAGCTAGAAAAAGTTTGCTGGATTGGGCTCAGCGCTTCCAAATTATTTGTGGAATTGCCCGAGGACTTCTCTATCTTCATGAAGATTCTAGATTAAGAATTATCCACAGAGATCTCAAGACCAGCAATATTCTTCTAGACGAAAATATGAATTCAAAAATATCAGACTTTGGTCTCGCTACAACATTTGGAGGAGATGAAGTTGAAGGCAAAACAAAGAGAATAGTGGGAACTTA TGGTTATATTTCTCCAGAATATGCAGCCCGTGGAAATTTCTCAGTGAAATCTGATGTCTTCAGTTTTGGTGTTATATTACTAGAGATAGTTTGTGGAAAAAAGAATAGGGAATATTTTGACCATCTTGATCATGACCTTCTTGGACAT GCATGGAGACTTTGGTGTGAAGAAAAACCAATGGATTTGATAGATGAATCACTACGCGATTCAATAGCTCTTGCTGAAGCTAATGTATTGAGATGTATTCACATTGGGCTTCTATGTGTACAAGACAGAGCAGAGGATAGACCAGACATGTCATTAATAGTTCTAATGCTGAATGGTGAGAAACCACTGCCTAGGCCAAGGGAACCTGCTTTTTATCCCCATCAATCTGGCTCTTCATCAGGAAATAGTAAACTGCAATCAACCAATGGTATTTCTATCTCATTGTTGGAGGCAAGatag